The DNA segment ACTTCTACGAAATCCATAAGCTCATCCCCCTATTTTTTATTCTTTTTTTTGTTATCATACTGGCTGACCATATTCGCCTTAGAAGCCAGACTGCCGGGTTTTAAATCTGAATTATTTTTATAATATTCTGTAGAATCTTTTATATCCTGGTTTTTCTTCTCCTGATTGACAGGCTTTTTAGGCTCTTCAATATTGCGGACATTCATCGTCGCCTGCTTCGTAATCTTTTGAGGCGGCAATCCTTGTTTTGCCCGCTTTTTGTTCACCTTATCCTGATTTGCGGCAATTAAATCGTCTATATCTACTTTAGCCATCTGACGGTTAATAACAACCTGCTGAATAGAGCGAATTACAGCACCCGCTATCCAGTAAATACCCATACCTATTGACATCGACAGACAAAATACGGCCGACATAACTGGCATTGTGACGTTCATCATCTTCATGGACTGCTCCATAGTGCCGGGCTGTTTGTTCGTCGGAGCATCAGGCTGAGGCGTTAGCTTATAGCTAATCCATTGTGTAAACCATGCAAGAACTGGTATTGATACTGCCCCAATTAAAAGCAGCCAACTTTGTGATGCCCAACTACGCCTGATAACATCAAGAGGAGCCTCTGTGATATTCATTCCGAGAAACATATTCATGCGTTCTGTCTGATGAGCTGTTGTTTCAAGAGTATCACT comes from the Blautia liquoris genome and includes:
- a CDS encoding YidC/Oxa1 family membrane protein insertase, with protein sequence MDILLSKSTWFIIKWVCEVLGVVMNGIYIVLNKMGIPNIGLSIVIFTVIVYMILTPIQIKQQKFSKMTAVMQPELNKIQEKYKGKKDQNSQMKMQEETMAVYQKYGVSPTGSCLPLLIQMPIMFSLFQVIYHIPGYIGSVKNVFSGAVTAISGVSGHADILSKFVSDNALRLYSKVDFSHLTKNNITDILYVMKPSQWEKLSDITAFSGISDTLETTAHQTERMNMFLGMNITEAPLDVIRRSWASQSWLLLIGAVSIPVLAWFTQWISYKLTPQPDAPTNKQPGTMEQSMKMMNVTMPVMSAVFCLSMSIGMGIYWIAGAVIRSIQQVVINRQMAKVDIDDLIAANQDKVNKKRAKQGLPPQKITKQATMNVRNIEEPKKPVNQEKKNQDIKDSTEYYKNNSDLKPGSLASKANMVSQYDNKKKNKK